The following DNA comes from Populus trichocarpa isolate Nisqually-1 chromosome 19, P.trichocarpa_v4.1, whole genome shotgun sequence.
TGAAACTTACGAGATTGTTGTTTTGAACATGAAGTCACCGAGCTTTCTTGAGGgtaaaaatctataatatttttaattctcgTTACTTatgtatctaaaaaaaatatttttaaaaaaaatattttaaattaatttgtttaaatgttttttaattattttaaatcatagaaaaaccacttaaaaaatattttgttttattattgggGCAAAAGAGAGGAAATAATGGGAATagtatattttctattttaaaagtacaaaaattaataaaaaaatcaatttactttatttttctcaaccttctcattatcttcatcttttatcatctcaaaataataacagaaaaggttatttattttaatcaaatccaCTCTTCATCCATTGTAGCCATCATAAATGAATTGATAATGAttgaattggataaaaaaacaaattataaaatgaaaatcatgaTCACAGCAAACCATTTCAATCTCAAGAGCTAAAACTAATGTCTTGTTTTCGATCAGTAAACCACAAAGTCATTCTCGTGcccagaaaagaaaattcaaagtttcCAGATTTTGCAACCTGAGACCTTCTAGAGATCAAGATTGAATTCTGTGAAAGACAAATGGTTTGTCATCAGCAGAGGACCGAGGATTCAAGCCTGGTCAGCATGAAACAAGAACAAATTTATAGCCAGACATCAGGTTGAATGTTGAATATATCTCTTAAATGTAATctgaattattatataaatagcaCTATCTGATTAGGAGAAAAACACATCTCAACCATCAATCCAACCTCTTATTAGTAAAAGGGTGTCAGGAAGTCAACACTATTCAAATAATTAAGCAACCAaagatatttcttttattttccccataatctaataatttttttttaaagaaaaggacAGACAGAGCCATTGCCGTGTTGAAAACTCTCCTCGATCactttcatgaaaataaaacgCCTTTATGGCTGGGTGGCACAATTGCTTTCACATGGCAATTGAAACTTGCCCATCAATTTTCAACCTGCCTCGCTACTTCATTAAAATTTGCAATAAGAAAGGGTTGCCCTTTGCCATAATATCATTCATGATTTTCCCTGCTGCAAAAGCATGCTTTAAGGTTCTAGATTCGAGCTTcgttcttaatttcttttaagaagTGGGATCTCTGCAGTATCAATAAATATGCTTTAAGGTTGTTGATTCGAGCTTcgttcttaatttcttttgagaAGTGGGATCTCTGCAGtatcattaaataattatgattattaggtgtatatatataaatatcttaaaatttaaatttaatataaggaAATTAGAGTTTTCTATGTATGTGcgtgaaaaaaacttttttattaacttaGATGTTCGGGTTAGCTTGATCGCagctcgactaatctcacgggtcctgaagttaacaaccatgtaagtctccagtggccctgAGAAGACTCGAACTTGTGACCATTAGGAAACAAATTCAAGACCTGATCAATTAAGCTACTCCTCggggttttgaattttaatattctatattAGGTATATGGTCAATCTCCATGTGTGTCTGAACGAATTTATAATGGTTAACTGGTCTAAATATTCATGTAAACTTGAATGACTATCCTAATTGAGGGAAGAAGATTTGATGGGTTGGCTTAGCAACAGCCACAGGTAattgtttatttctttcaagTCAAAAGTTATAATTGGAtcctaaaaatcaaaacaatacatAAACATTTTCTGTTTCAATATTAAAGTTATAATTGGTCATCGGATTGATTCTCACTTCCTCTTCCTCGAAGAAGATTTGCCCTctccaaagaaaaaacaaaatattcctttttctttctttctaataaATATAGAGAGTATTTTACAATGTGgtttggttgcttttcaaataactctTCGTatcgaaatacatgccaataattttttttattttttaaaaattatttttgacatcagaacatcaaaacgatctaaaacatacaaaacatattaaattttaacagaaaaaaatattttgaattttttagaaacgaGGTTtccaccgcgttcccaaacatgttaataattaGGTGATCATAGTATTTCAAAAGATTTAAGATATGTcttttaagattatttaaaaaggtaatttaacttcaatttacatacaaattaatttaaaaatattcttattataatCACTAAAATAACCATGAAGCtctattattaaatttggttgtGTTCATTTACGTTATGAccttcaagttttaaaaaaattatttagagtgTATCATGTGATTCgataaaattttttaagttgGCTTATGATTCTATCAAAacttgttgatttaaaaaaaaattaattaatctaaatctATCTAAATTAACCCATCTATTTTATGACTTGAGTTTGTGCTAGATTATTATTGGGGGTATTTATGAAAATAGTTAGGTTAGGTATGAATCTATAATTATATCTActctaatttataatattttataaattacaaactcaactcattcaattttttttcctaagagGACCTGTCAGTGATATAATGGAGGAAGATGGGGATGATGTCAAGTCTGCGTAGCCGGCTGGGCCACACACGTGTTACTATGACAATTACAATGGGAAGCAACTTTTCAAGTTGATTGAGGTGTGAAACCAGTGAGCACATGTACTGACCTCGACACAACCACTCACCgttaatgataaattagaaATCACTCAATCAATTGTTTAAGCATATAAATCATAACACTCTTTCGAGTTCTTCAAACTCATCAGGcaaaaactctttttaaaaaataaaataaaaataaaagtcaaaataGATGGCCCCAaagaatttcttttatttttaatttaatgaggTTTGCAACTAGCAAGACCACAATCATGAATATTTGGTCATTTGTGCAGAGCTAACCACCCACATGACCTCCCGTATAGATTCtcatacaaaacaaatatgtttcTTCCAGAAAGATTAGTTTTAtgattagaaaatgaaaaagaagttCTTTTACTCTCCTCAAAAGACTCtccttaaattatttaaatattaatctttattttcctaatcctaaaaaaataacaaaataaccgGCAGAATGACGCATGTTACAAATTCTAAAAAGTCATCGGAATGACGCCACAAACCATCCATTGGTGGCTCTGCGGTGCTCACATAATTTTCTATTATAAGGTTCGATCTTCTCTATTTACACACGaacaattatcttttttatatatatatataacccagGGTGTTTAGATCAGCTTACGCGTACCACAACTAATCCCCGGGtccactgaacatcctgcaaacCCAATGGGTATGTAAGGCACTGTGGGGGTGACAGACATGCACAGAGAAGATCGAACCCAGGTgcagagaaagaaaacaagtcTCTTTCCCCGCTAGGCCACGACCTTTAGTGCGCACGAACAATTATCTTGATGTCTATCTTTCCGGCTAGTggctctttttttaaaaaacttgtttctTTAGTGATCacctatcttttttattaatagttattttccattaatttatattatcagTAGGTATCAATTTTTCTCGCTAATCACTAACAAGTGTCAACCTTTCAACTAATAGTATCACAACAAGGTACcacaatgagaaaaaataattcatcattACTTTACTATTTATAAGATAAGCTTGTATAACCAAtatgtataaataattcattgcACAGGTAAACAGAGAGTTCCATTCGCAAGTTCATTCACTTATAACTACAAGTTCATACAATTTCAAACACTCCCTATTTTTAGTAAAAGCATGGAATACCCAAGTATAGGCCCATCATTCAGTGGCTAAATCCAATCTCATATCAGCCCATCAAGTAATCGTGAAAAGACcttagatttaatttgaaattttcacACAACTTCATGAGAAAGATAacactaataataatacaaataaactaCACGcatgaaaacaatatataatctATCAGCATCCAAAAAATGGCGAAGTCTAAGGAGGAGGAGCATCCCATTAAACTAGAGAACGAGTTTGTGAGGAACCAAAACTAGCCAAGAAGTCAGCACACTAATTACCCTCGTGAAGGGCATGAATGAGCCTATTAGGGCCGAAGGATGAGAGATGATACTGAATTCTTGAAGTGAGGATGAAATTTGTCGGGAGAAGATAACAAACAACAAATTGCTTCTAAGGAATCGCACTCAACTTCAAGAGGAGAAAGTTTTTGTCTCTATAGAAACATTAATACCATGCCAAATAGCCCATAGTTCCGCCGCCATGTTAGTGGCAGagcaaataaaagaagagaaaccaAGATGCCAGTTACCTAGAAAATATCGAAAAATGTCACCAGAACGTCCGCAACCAGCCTTTCCCCTGAGCTCCCTAGTGAGCTACCATCCACAATATTAACCTTCCGCCAATCATACGAGGGAGGGTGCCACTGAATAAAGCGAATGGTAGGAGCagagttgggttttaaaagaCGAGAGAACGCAATCTTCAATCATCAATCTAGCTCTTGAAGCAAACCCCAACTCAGCTTACCCTCCCCCATGGATGCGAGGCATCACGTAGAGGATATCactgttaaaaaattattttaatataataatttaaatttaataaataatgttcatgatataatttatattattcactaatatatatttttaaatgaaaactcTTTAGATTTAAAACTTACATAGACTCACActatcttgtgtttaatttttattaaataaatagagataataagattcgaactcgtgaccgcttaattattaagattttaatactatattaaagaatcatctcaacctaataatttaaacttattAGTTGAGGTctcaaaatatagtttttattacttttacaAGCAAAATCGCAATATAATGTTAGTAACTTAGgttacaactatttttttttcctttttttttcagaaattagGATTAAAAGCTCAAGAAACTAAAGATTACAACCAACAAATATGGAAAAGAGCTACCCCATTAACACcctataaaagaaaattggCAATTTCCTAACGTTgggaaatttaaaaaacaataatctaaaataagatataaatacacttagtttatatttagttagtgtcttaataaaaaaaaacagatatataagagataaaaatgtattttgttaaaaagataaagataaaatgcttttttttttcatttaaaacaagaagtataaataaatatatttattaattaatttttttagtcaagtAAACTTGGAGTCACATATGTCACAATATCTGTTAATAtattgttagattttttttttctaaaaagaaaaaaattgttaatcaCAGGAAGACATTCCCTCTTAAGAAAGCAGCTGACTAGGACGCATCCCTTGCGGTTCGCAAACGACAAGATCCACTTTCTCCTCTCATCCTCCTTTTTTGACCAAATCTGTGGATGCAGAataaactctcttttttttcttttttctatttatttatgacTTCAAAtggtcaaaatcaaaatttatattcacCAATGTATGGTTTGATTacaatttatttgatatatttatttattgggttTGATAATATGATGCAAGAAAAGCAATTAGAACTATAGGACATGAATGCCCTATATTTAATTGggcaaaaaataacaagaaagtattttttatttataagattagaTAAATTTAGTTTATGAATGTCCAAATTGCTCCCATAATACCTTCCAATCATAGCATAAAAATCAGGtaaaaccaaataaaaccaATTATTGGGTTGATTCAAGAATATAGAACTAAAAATCTAATCATATAATAATTTCTCAATTACAcgaaataaattgttaaaaaatctaaaaagttgGTTCGGTGATTAAGAGAAAAGTTGTATTTTTCAACCTtttgaattaagattttaaaaccaatatcttgaaaattttattaaattactttaaTTGATTcgataatactattaataaaaaaataaattattagaaaaggtaaaataaaggAAATAGCTCGTGAgtatattgaaaaaatcaagtgagACAGAATCcaatcaaatctttttctttgtcctatccatatatatatttttgataatataaaaatcaaaattgcaataaaaaaaaaaagaaaagaaaagacaacttTAGGGTTAGCCTCAGAAAGTTGGATGCTTTACCACAGCCGCTGCTCTAGAACAaatttctctctccctctctctaaaatataaatcaaaataaatatttcttacattttttattGACCATAAAAATAAGGCCTTCCGTTTCTTCCCAATACAACAGTGTCTTTACCACAACCTGGCTAGAGAAAGGTACGgtctttctccttctttttttatttttcttgtgccaattgctttgatttttgttttctcaaaatgggttccttttgattttttgtgtttattggTTTTGATTCATGAAGTTTGCAGGTTTGTGGAGAtggggttgtttttttatttgagagaaTGAATTATGTTTGCCTGTTTTTGAGCTAAGAGTTGTTAATTTTCCTTTATAGGTTGATATTGGTATGTTATTATGGATTAATGTTTTTGTATTGCTATATGTGTTGGAAaagatttcatttttcttttctttttatgtttatgcatagattgatttattgtttctttGAATATCAGAAATGTGTTTCTGcttcattgtgtttttttattatggtttgtTGCTgaggggaaaaagaaaaaaaattgaaatctaaTTGAGCTAGAAGAAATCTTTTATATGGGCTCAAGGTAATTGGCTGCTGCATTTGTTATATCATATTAATGATTGTTATTTTCTGGTCATTTTTTAATGGATGATTATATATCATTTGTATCTTGATGAAGAAGTCTCTTCCGTTTTCTTATTGCAGCAAGTGTTAGttgttttttcccctttgttTGCTTGTCTTGATTGTAACAATCCAATGTGGAACTTGAGATGTTATTGATTATCATGGATATTGATTGTATCACCGTTCTGAACTGTGTTTTCCTTCAGCTTTCTTGTTTAATCATGAAAGccatttattttaagtttttttccttattttcagGCCAGCATCTCTTATGTATATTAGGAATTGGGTTTTCCTAGTTGGCAAAGATTTTGATTCACTCTGGCCGCTTCAACAAATTTGAAGTGTTCTCGCACCTCCAGGAGGGTGTGGGGTGATAGCGAGGGTGTGATATTGCTGTGTGTTTTAAGGCGATCAAGATCATCTCATGTTTGGAGACTGTGCCGTGTTATGGAGGGCTTGTCTCTTGATTATGGCTAAGGTTTGCTAGGTTTCTGGAAGCTTGATGGTAGTTGGAGAATTTAAGTTAGTAGAGTCAGGTCATTGTTTTAGGTTCGTAAGTGTGGAAGCTAGAAGCAGCACAGTATAGTTGTTTACCCATTACGTTCTTTATGTAATTCAATAATAAGGTTATTTGTGGATGTAGCTTGTGTTAGTGTGGCTACAATGGTTAGGTTCTCATGTTTCAATGCTCACATCCCTTCTCACAAACCAAAGGTAAGTTGAGCAATCACTGATTTGGACGTAGTATCTTTGTTCTTACCTTCCATGGCTTTTCTGATTAgagttttcctttttccttcagAAAACTGCCGAACTTTCTGTTAAAGCAATGCATAAGAGTTTAGAagatttttctcaaattcaatctCCTAAGACACTGACCAAAGCTACAAGCTTGATACTTCTGAAGGCACAAACAGATACTGGAACTATTAATAGTGTCAGGGATGCTACAAGCTCTGTATCTGCTGAACAAAGCTGGGAATTCGACAAAATTGAGGACAAAATGGATTTCAAGAATGACATAGGAGTTCATCAGACAAGGCTTATTAAGAAAAGTCAGTCTCTTGGAAGTGGATTATGCCATGAGGGAATGGTTCATCGTGACAATGATACTGAGGAGGAGATAGATCAAGGATTCTCTGGTGATTCCATTGATCAAAATGGGTTACCTAGACCAGATGGCAGCAAGGATACAGGAAGGAGCCCAACTAGCGTGCATGAGAAAGATTTGCAACTAGAGTCTGTTCAGATGAGTTTTGATTTTGACAAGGAATGCATTTTCTCAATTGGCAATCCTCAGCATTCTGGAAAGGAAGAGCCGGAAATTTCTGATTATCTGTTATCTGGTGAAGGTGGTGATGCATCAGGTAACCAGTCGCCTGGTAGCCCTCCCGTGATTGAAAAATCATGCTCATTTCCTGACATGGGCACTTTTTCACCCACATCCCATGGACATTTAGCATCTCACTCAAGATCTTTGGAGGACCTGCATTCTCTAAGTATGAGGtggaaaacaatttcaattaatgGGGATGAAACTCACAAAATGAGAAAACAAGAAAGGGATGATTGCATTCCTAAAACTGAGGAAAACAATATTGAAAGTTGTCTTGATGAAGGTTTTGATTCGTATAATTACTCAGCTATGGCAAAGGATTGGATAATGCCAGTTGTGAATGAAGCAAACCTTCCAAATAAATTCCAAGGAGAATCCTCCACTCATCAGTGGGAAGAATTACCAAGTAAGGATTTTAAAATGAAGCGTATTGCGGACTGGGTAAACAATCTTCAACACTGTAGTTCATTCGAAGAACCAAATGAATTGCCTGATACTGATGACACGGTCCATGGAGATTCAGATGATTTTGCCACTGCAAAGGTTGATAGTAAGGTCACTCCTGTCACGGAAGCTGCTAAAAGATATATCTCTTCGTTGACTGTCTCTGCTACCACAGCTCATCTGTCAAACCTTGGGCTGGCAGAGATCCCTTTTCTTAGTGCGTTTGGCAGCATGAGGATGCTTAATCTATCAGGGAACTCTATAGGTTCACATCTCGAActttttcctgtttttattcTTGCCTTCGTTTTTTATCTGCCTTGGTGAAAAGTAGTCATGAACTCGAGAGATTGTTTATTTCTCTTACATGCTTTTCAGTGAGAATAACTGCTGGTGCCCT
Coding sequences within:
- the LOC7498158 gene encoding uncharacterized protein LOC7498158, with protein sequence MVRFSCFNAHIPSHKPKKTAELSVKAMHKSLEDFSQIQSPKTLTKATSLILLKAQTDTGTINSVRDATSSVSAEQSWEFDKIEDKMDFKNDIGVHQTRLIKKSQSLGSGLCHEGMVHRDNDTEEEIDQGFSGDSIDQNGLPRPDGSKDTGRSPTSVHEKDLQLESVQMSFDFDKECIFSIGNPQHSGKEEPEISDYLLSGEGGDASGNQSPGSPPVIEKSCSFPDMGTFSPTSHGHLASHSRSLEDLHSLSMRWKTISINGDETHKMRKQERDDCIPKTEENNIESCLDEGFDSYNYSAMAKDWIMPVVNEANLPNKFQGESSTHQWEELPSKDFKMKRIADWVNNLQHCSSFEEPNELPDTDDTVHGDSDDFATAKVDSKVTPVTEAAKRYISSLTVSATTAHLSNLGLAEIPFLSAFGSMRMLNLSGNSIVRITAGALPRGLHVLNLSKNSISSIEGLRELTRLRVLDLSYNRIFRIGHGLASCSSLKELYLAGNKISEVEGLHRLLKLTVLDLRFNKISTTKCLGQLAANYNSLQAISLEGNPAQKNVGDEQLKKYLQGLLPHLVYFNRQPTKASTLKDAADRSVRLGISSHQFDRGLRSENKAARKASHSLAGARPSSSSTHARKSHAVTSPKRSRGRHLRLPPNGAKTTSSHRYHHNHADLDKFNYGLEFSFHRSRSEGTLGAC